The Branchiostoma floridae strain S238N-H82 chromosome 1, Bfl_VNyyK, whole genome shotgun sequence sequence AGAATCAGTTTGCGTTAAACAGAACATCTTCAGTTTAATGCAGtttcagcaacaacaaataGTGTACAAAGATTATTGAATAAACGTACAATGGGACACTGATTTAGGTAACGTGGGAAATCTTAGATTGTGGAAACTACGAGACTCCAGTGTTACAATACGGGTGATGTGTGAGGAAAGTTTGatgtccttgtgtgtgtgttctaggtgagatgatgatgagtctACTGTGGTACTACAGACCGGAGCACATCGAGGGCGGAAAGCGGCCTCAGCATGGAGAGGTAAAACACAGTCATATCATGTTGTAATCATCAGGAGGGGCTAGGATAGGATAGGAAGGGATGAAACTTCTGGAAGATTACACGGTGCCCATCGAACCTCCCTCGGAGGTATACAATTTAAAATATTGTGTGAAGTATAGACAACTCGTTAAAGCAAACAAAATCTTACGAGCCTTCCTATGCCGTCTCGAATAATACATTTTACTTCAAGATTCAAGCACTGCTGATAAATGGCTGATAAAGGGATTTTAGACACGTACTCCAAAGGTCGTACAGCGAGCGGAAACCGGTGTATATTGACGCTTTTTGACATGTTACAGGCAGAATAGCGCATCCATTTCATATTAGGCATGGTAGATATGGTGGAAACCTTTAAGGTTAAAAACACCGAAATTTATCTAGAGGATGCCGATTGCAATCAAGAAAGTAGCTGCGCAGTGTCTATTGGGGAAGCCCTGACGGCAGATCCTGCATCCATCACCACAGTAGAGACGTAACGTTACCCCATCCGCCCGGGCGGTGGTGTTGTGGATCGGCGTGATTTAAGCCGTCTCAATCCCTCCTCATCGCGCCCCCTTCCGGACTAGACGGACGCCATTAGCGCAACATTTACGGTAATTTCGCCGTATTGATTTTAGCCTGGAGGTTCCAGGAAAATGGCTGTTCCGGGAAGCTGCCGTCAGTACCCAGCCACCTCAGCCATCGCCCGAACAATGAATAATTGAATTTCTACCGTAACCTAAAAGGCAACGCCGTGGTTGCTTGAATTCATTATTTTCGGTTGGGAAAAAcgatattttcttttttaaatgacCGGGTTAATTGCTTGGCAAAGTGGGCAAGTATTTTAAGTGATCTAGTTATTACGGCAAGTACCAGGGCTCCAAATGCCGTTTTGTCTTGTACAATATACCATATGGTTCCtagtttctatttttttcagctTTTTATACCAAATCCGTCTGCAATCTCAGTTGTTTTACAATTCCAAGCCCTATAGGTTGGTATCTCAAGTTCTGAAATGTGAAAATTTCTATCTTATCTGGATAGCGGTATCGTATGTTACAATCGTACATTTTGATGTAGACCACAATTACGAAGGAACATTGATTGGGTGTTCATGTAGTGAACTCCATACAGTTAGTAAACGTACCAATAGGGAGACTTTAAACACGACGGCGTGGTCTAGGAATTGTGAAAACTGTTGCATTATGAACGTCATAACAACAAGTCATACGGAAGCTTCAGAACCTGGCGCTTAAGGCGATAGTGCGACAAAGGAATTACTGTATAGCTGACGCCAAATCACTATAAGAAACCTAATGTAGTATTTTCGTCACGATGTTGTGTGTTGTTGAAGACATCATAAATGTGCATAGTCTTGTGATTTGTGGTTGTGACGTTTGCAGGCAAGACAGGTGTTTTAGAATCTACCAGGACAGGCCAACGGGTGTCCCGCGACTCGTTAGTGGGGCGTCCTCTTCCCATTGCGTCATGGCCGCATGATTAACCCATTCGTGCCCGACATGTGCGCACTTCAAACGTCAACTGCCACTTTCAAGTCCCGAACGTGGGCGCGTCAAATGTTCCAAACCTTCACAAATGGAAGAGCTCGCTTTGACGTGCTCATTAGGAAATGTACCTGCCACCTCCCACGTGGGCATGCGTCATGAAACGTGCTGGTTACCGCGGCTACTCGGGCACTTCAGGCCAGGGGAGTATGTGAGGCCAATGTGCTAACGTTAAGTGTACACATGTAGCTTAACGTTGTTCTGACACATCAAATACACGCACCGGATTTTCCGCTGATCTGATGTATCATAAGTGGCCTTGTGATGTTACAAGATAAAACGTCACTAAGTGTGTGAGGTATGGATGTTACACAGACATTTGACTTCCCCACTCGTCGTGGCTAATGCTTTGGTCACGGATTGGAAAAGGGGCCCTGCCCTGTTCACGGGCTTTTTTTgtcactttcgggcgtgacccctaccTGTCTCCTCGGGGCATCCTGCGACTGCGGGATACTTTGGGTCATGACCGGACCCCGGATTGATTTTAACtcggagttaaaatcaacccgggacccgtTAACAAATAGACACCGTAAGGTCATCGTTACGCCGAGAGGTACCCCcgcggtatccggcagtccaccgggacaaatttgtggcttcggggcCCTGCCGGGGTTACACCTCCTATGGGCACCGGTGTAAATGTGACTGAAGCATTCGTCACCATTTATGGGGGAGCCTCTGGTGTTAACCTAAGGCGGCAGATCTCTGCACGCCAAAGGACCCAGCACACTTACCGAGACGGGTAGGGATGGTCCGTTGTGTTTGGCTGGTAAACGCAAGCTGTGCTGAAGTACAATTGCATTATCACTCTGATCagctataaaaaaaattaaaaaaaacacgttaCGCTCGGTCTGCCTTAGTTTACCTGCAAGAGCTTGAAACTTGGTTTCCACTCAGATGCCAGAATCAGATAAGAGGCCGCTTAAATATTAACGTGAGATATACAGACTCCGTAGCTGGAAACAATAACACCAGATGATTTGGCGAAAAGTCTTAAGAAAGCAGACGGCGCACTTCTTGGGTCAGCGATCCCCAAGACAGATGGATAAGGAAATCAACCGGGTAGGAAAACAGACCGGCTTGATAGGAGGGTGAGGGCTCAATGTGGTTCACCCGTCCTACAACTGATAGTACTGGACACTACTGGTAACATCACCAAAATGGTGTCGTACTGGAAAAAAGAAAGTTGCTAAGATTCTGGCTCAAGTACAAAGCGCAAGGGGGTGCAATGGTATCTTACAAGAACATTGTAACCACTTTTGATTGATGGTAGTAAAAATTTAATAACCGCTTGAGAGATATGACACGCTTGGACACTAAAGTTGACGTTTTGTCGAAGTGGACTCGTCCGTGGGGAGATGTCTAGCTTCATAAGATGGTTACGGAGGTCTTACCTTTCCGAAAAGCTTACATTAACCGCAGAGGGTTGATTGTTAGACACACTCCAGACGTGCGTTCAGCCACGTGCTTCTATTGGCATTCTGGAGTGTGGCCAGCCCGCCCTGGCAGGCGTTCTCCTGACGTCAGGTCACCGGGAAATGGAACTGCTCGTAACTCTTCCCCAGACGGAGCGGCTTGACTCCCGGTCATGGTTAGGGAGAGGGGAGGACACGTAGGACGTTATCATCGGTGCAGCACATTATCTCATTTTGTTGATAGCTGGGTAGCAGAAAGGTTAATTGCAGGATGCATCAAATACAGTACTTAGAACCATACACCAAAATCACGTCGGTgtaaaattgaatattgaatattTTGATGCAACTTGCAGATCTGTGAACACATTTTAAAAAGAAGCAGATACTTTTCCTTGGAATCCAAAAGAACAGTTAATTCTGCATCTAACTAATTTCCTGTTCCCCCTGTGTTTCAGTGTGAACTGTTTGCGGCTCGTCATCCAGACGAGAACAGTGTGGCTTGTATCGAGGACAAGTGTTATGTGCTCACCTACTCCGAGTTCTGCAGGTCAGCAAACCCGCATCACTATCTTTTGTCCAGATGTTGTTCGATATCGATTGATTCTAACTTTCCCTCATCACAAACAATTTATAACTGTCCTCCGTTCGTATGTTCCGTCGAAAGCAAGTTTTGATAAACCATCTCTCGTTAACCCGTGTCAATCTGATAGATTAAAAGATATTCAGAAGTTTTACAAGCCATGGTACAACCCTACTAGGTTTGATCTCGCCCCCAACCTTTACCCACAACAAACAGTGACAGGGAATGCAGACTGTGAGGTTGTTACCCCGTCTTGTGTGTTCTCCTCTCAGTTAGAGCCTGTCGTTCAATCTATTATAATCCCGTTATTTCTTCACAACCCAGATTCCGACGGCAGTTGAAAGTGCGAGGGGCAGACCGAAGCAGCTTGAGCTCACTCGTGCCGCTGGAGGAGGTGGACTTCTCGGCCTTCCTCCCTCCTCATCGCCGTCTCCCCGACAACGTGGACCCCGAGAGTGTCTACTTCTGCCGGCGAGTCTACGACTTCCGTCACGGCCGCATGCTCAAGAACCCCATCTAGTGAGGTAATTGTGAACTGCACCTATCCGTGCCGTGCTACTACAGCCTTCCACAGCGTCGTCAAGCTTGTTCATCCGTGAAGAAATAAGGAAGTAGTACCTAGTGTTGATCAACAGTTTCCCTCTTAGACAGTGTTTGAGTTGTGAAAGATTCATCATCAGGAGAGATTCGTTTAACGTGATGTACTTATTTTTAAACACCAGACTTGGAGGTACTTTCTGTCACCATATGGTCACTCCACTTCTCTAACTTTCCGGATCCGAGACACAGACCAGAAGATATGGACGGACtataggacaagcagttttCTGTATAAGCTACTAGGATGTGTTTGTACAAAACTGAAGCTGTCGTCGACTAtcccatgtgtgtgtgcatgtatcatGAACATACATGTCTAGTATAATTAGGAGAATTCAAAAGAAATTTTCACGATATTTATTTTCTTGATAGCCAGAAGAGGACCAATGCAAACATTTTTCGCTTGCTTCGTTGTTTATCGGGTGTGCGCTTTAGTAGCATACAGAACAtggtgttaggcagtgttacagtgtttgttttgttcggTTAACTATCTGAAGTTGTCGTTGCCTAATGGATATAAAGCGTGCTACTGTGTTTTATGAAGAAAAGCTATAAATGTGTTTGGTATAGTTGTGACATATGATATGGTCATCAACACAAAAGTCGTAGCAGGTAATAGTGTCACACGGTTTACGAAAATGTTAATTCAAACATGGAAGATGATATgacaaaaattgtttcaaacttCAAACTAGCTGTACTCAGAATAAGAGCTTACATGTTGAACTAATGTTGACATGCGGTTTGAAAAGGACGCCTGTGTCCAGGAAGTGAGAACGCTTCGTTGTTGTGGAGATTACGTAATGCTAGCTATGGGCACGCACCTGTACAGTTGTGTATAGAGAGTCGGGCGAGAATACAGAAATCTGCGATAGTATTTTGCTTAGAGAATCGCCGGATCACCCCTATTACTAATCCCCTTGTACACGCACCTGTACAGTTGTGTATAGAGAGTCGGGCGAGAATACAGAAATCTGCGATAGTATTTTGCTTAGAGAATCGCCGGATCACCCCTATTACTAATCCCCTTGTACATAGACCAAGAATTTgttgaaagaaataaagaaaaatccTCTATCTTTCCTGAAGAGAGAGAATATATAATTTattctcatgtacatgtactctgttCCACTGTGCATATACTCCAGAGGCAATGTAAAGAGAATCACCGAGCCTTCGCAGATCGTACCAATAAAGACGCTCAGAAATCGCCTGCGTGTATTTATTTCTTTGAATTACATCATTTTATGAATTCGAAAGTTACATAGAAGCAAACTATTGCCACTTCTACTCaatgctacctcactagtgtcacttctacaactatactCAATTGAGATACAACACTGGTGTCACTTCTATACATATACTTGAAGCTACCACACTATACAtactgtcacttctacaactatactCAATGCTATTACAATAGTGTCACCTCTACAAGTGTATTCAATCTTACCTTACTATATAtactgtcacttctacaactatgtATAGTGTCACTTCAACAACAATACTCAATGCTACCAcaatagtgtcacttctacaactagaTGAATCAAATGCATAATTATGTGAAGCATAGGAACCTGGAAATACAGTCGATAATTGGTTAGGGGTAGCTATGGACTTGCTGGTCTTCATCTGTTGCTTGAACAGGAGTTGCTACGGCAAGAAAGTAGAAAAGGGGGATTTTCCCATAATTCAACATTTAGAAACAGTACGTCTCCATCAAACATTTGACCGATTCTTTTTTCTCTTTACTTTCAGgcagacaatgtggcactgcactcaaatCATTAACTTATTCTAACAGTACCACATACAAAGGGCAGACAGATGGTGAATGTAGTCTCATAGCCTTTTGAGTCTGTAAGGGCAGTGGGTCTATGCACGGTAGTGGATGGCTGTGCCCCAAATCGTCATGTTACGTACTGTAGTGTTTCCACGCTTTGGTATCAGATTATACAGGATACAAAGGTTCAGGATTACCTTCCTCCTTGTTGTATTTGACCCTTTGTTTAAATCGCCACACCAAGGTACCGATGAGCGTCAGCACAACCACTGATGCAACAATCGCTGCGACCGGACCCGGACCGAGAGTGGGACCTGTGGAGCAAGTGCATCTGGGTTGAACGGGGATCTCTTTAGCAAATCATGCAGTATGTATTCGAACCTGGGATCACAAACTGACCACACAACTGCGTACATACAGACAAAAGGACGTATTTGACAAGAGTTACATCTGGACATACGAACACAAAGGGGAATCGTTTTTTCCTTCATATTTTAATTAAGGTCAATCATCACACGTTGATTTTGTAAACTTGACAACTTAATGTAATATGAAGAAATTCTTACCTAGCTGTACTTTTGATGGATTGGAGCTGGTTGACATGGAAATGATGTtatctggaaaaaaaatgatgccAAGGAACCACAGTGAATTGTTTGTCATGTTGCAATCCACCCCGGGTTGGGGTTTCTGTGGTATACGTAAGAGACTCGTAAACGAACATACGTTAAGTCTCCAATACCTGCACTTTTACTGCAGAAATACATAAGAGATTTGGCAATATGTATTGATCTCAGTTCAGCAATGTATCAGATGAGATGTTTTGCTGTGGCCAAGCAGTCATTTGTGCACATGATGATGCAATCTACAAACACCGTTGaccaaagtgtaaaaaaaaataaataaataaattctgCTGAAAAGTTTATATTCATTCCACCTACTTGTTGGCTTTGTTGATTCTTGTTTGGTTGAAGGTGGCGGCGTTGTTTGTATGATAGTatgctgtgtctgtgtctgtgtactGGTTGACATGGTAGTACTTGCAGCAGGTCTCGCAGTAGTTTGGGAGGCGAGCCACAGCTGACAGTACCTGTGGTCTGCTGGCGCGTACACACACGAATGGCAGTACCGTTGGTCAAGGTAGTACCTGTGCAAACAATGTGGAATTCAGATGAGTATCATTAACGTTTTATATATGATGCATTTGTGATGTGATCATCTGTCAAACGCGATAAGCTACACATACATTGCGTACAAAGAAAGACATACTCActcaaagaaacaaataaagacATGCACACATCACACTCCATCAtacgtaaacacacacacacatataaacaaAGTTCTTCTCTATAGGCATACCCTGGAAAACAGTCTCCACAGACAGCATCGGACTGCGGGAGGCAAGGCTGCAGAACTTCCCTGTTCTGGTCCTGGCAGACCGTACAGGATATGCACCACGGTTCCATGTAGTACTTGTTTTCTGGGCAGTCATCCACACTGGCTGCACGTGTACATATCTGGGGTTTGGCGTTTTATGTCTTAAGTTAGATATTTGCTACCAATTTTAACCAATCTTAAGTGGGATATTTACTACCGATACTAACCAATCTTAAGTTAGATATTTGCTACCGAAGTTAACCAATCTTAAGTTGAATATAATCGTAAGTTAGATATTTGCTACCAATATCAACCAATCCGTACCATGAAGTAAAATAGTCCAAGGACGACCCAGTAACTTTTCTTGTCTGTGACGTTCTCTCTGAAAAGAGTGTTTCATCAGTAGATTATTGTGTGGACGTACAGAGTTGGGTCGCTCAAATAGTATGCTTAATGATTAAACACAAACTTAAGCGATAGCCTGATTCATGATCAATTTTATCACTGGATACAGTGCCAATATCCGGTATCCGGCCTGAAGTTTATATTGTTAGAGAACTTTCTCGAGTCTGCCGTCATCACCTGACGACGGGAAATCCCAAACGTAAGACACGTCACCATCACGAGTGTTCGTCAAAGTAGTTGTCCCAGGATATTGATCTTAAGCGAATACCATCTCATAGAAAAATATCTACCTGAAGCCTCAAACTCCGCCGTACTAACTTTACCCACCCTGACCCGAGTTAAACAGACCCGTGCAGTACAGCGATTTAAGGATGAGCAGATTTGAATACGTGCTATAACATGTTGATATATGACTGTAATAGTGCGCGTTGGTATTTTTTAAACTTCTTGGCGAGACGAGAATACTACGGGTAGAATTCTATTAAAGATATCAAAAACCACTTCGTGTGACATAAAGAACTTACTGCGACATTGCTGACAATAGCACGCAGATGTCTGACATGACCATGGTGTCCTCTCCACTGTCCAGGAGTGGCTCTGCATGCCGTGTAACGTAATATATACTGTAGTATGACTCATGATTCTCATGATTGCCATATCATTTTTCCGGTTATATACAAACATTATGATACTTGCTCAAGAACTGGTTATATTTGCTCAATGACTGGCACCTTATAGCTTATCAGTTAAATCTGACGTAACTTTAGCTGTTGTGCCCTCATTTATAATGTCCAAAGAAACGTGCCTAACAATGGCTATGCTGTGGCGATGGCTGTGGTTATTGCTGTGGCTGTGGCTAGGGCTTGTACTTAGAGTTGGGTTTAGGGCTTGGTTTGTTGTTGGGGGTTAGGTCTAGGTTTGAGGTCACACGACACCAGACTACTGCTTGGAAATGACTacaccctacaagtgtgattcGCGTATTTCTTCTGAGGTTTACTGAAAACTCACGGACAGTGTCGGAACAATTATGTGGCAGTGACTGTGGCCGACACGCA is a genomic window containing:
- the LOC118412707 gene encoding tumor necrosis factor receptor superfamily member 16-like; amino-acid sequence: MVMSDICVLLSAMSQENVTDKKSYWVVLGLFYFMICTRAASVDDCPENKYYMEPWCISCTVCQDQNREVLQPCLPQSDAVCGDCFPGYYLDQRYCHSCVYAPADHRYCQLWLASQTTARPAASTTMSTSTQTQTQHTIIQTTPPPSTKQESTKPTNNIISMSTSSNPSKVQLGPTLGPGPVAAIVASVVVLTLIGTLVWRFKQRVKYNKEEATPVQATDEDQQVHSYP